TCTCTCGCGCAGATTAAGTCGCAGCGGCTCAGGACATGCCTGGTCAGTCGTTTCAGGTATTTTGATTTGATCGGCCCGATTGTTTGCGGGGCCAAAATGACTGGTTTTCCAAAGCGCTTGGCCAAATGCAGTTGTAAAAGATTTCCGTAAATGGACACATTCACGTCGAGCAGGAATCCACCGGCGCTGCTAATCACTAGGTCACTGCGCCGAATCGCGTCAACGCCAGTGCGTTGCTGCATTGGTGGAAGCGGTAACGGCCAAGTGGAGGACGGTATGTGGCTGTATAGGGAGATTCCAGCTGTGTTGATCGCGTTTTCAGCCCGTCTTAACCAGCGGTTTTCTGCATAGCTTCGCCCGGGTGGGGTGTTCCATTGCACGTCTGGAAAGTGAACTTGTTCAAGTTCTGGGAAGTGGGCAATTCCGGATACTTCGGCTTTGTCCCCAAACACGGAGCGCACCGAATGGTGGAGTGACTCCAGCAGCAGTGCATCACCACGATTGTAAGATCCGAATATATTGATCAGGGCGATTTTCATGGTTTTGCTAGTGCCGGCGAGACGGTATCTTGTCTTTCGATTGAGAATAGCTTGCCGCTCGAAATTTCTTCGATGAGTATTGTGGCAGCTTGTGAAGTTAGTCCGAAACGGTGCCTCTCATAGGTGCTTTAAGGTTAAATTGTAATTTATCGACGCATGAAACTTCCAGACTTTTTGATCATCGGAGCGATGAAGGCGGGTACGACAACCCTGTATCGCGATCTCTATGAACATCCAAGTGTTTTTCTTCCGGAATCCAAGGAACCGGACGACTTGGCTAGCGACGATGTGCTCTCCGAGGCAGGACTCGCGAATTATGCCCGATTGTTTAGTAGTGCCAAGGCCGATCAAATCTGTGGAGAAGCGTCAACCTCGTACACGAAACGGCCCCGTTACGAGGGGGCGGCCGAGCGGGCCGTTCGATGCCTCGGTCCCGACGTCAAATTGATTTACATCGTGCGTGATCCTATTCGACGGATCCTCTCTCAATACCATCACGAATTTCAGCAGGAAAAGGCCGGTGCCGATATTGATCAGGAGTTGTCGATCGATAGTCGCTTTGTGTGGTTTTCTCGCTATTTTCATCAAATCTCACCATGGGTAGAGCAGTTTGGTAGGAATTCAATTCTCGTTGTTCAGTTTGAGCACTATGTTGCCAATCGCGTTGAAACTCTCGATCAGATTACAGACTTTCTGGTGGTGCCGCGGTATACTTGGCCAGACTCAAAGGGGGCTGCATTCAACGCCAGTTCAGGAAAGCCAATGATTCGCAATCCGTTGCTCAAGCGTTTTCGAGACAGCGATGTGTATCAGCGACGGATCAAGATGTTCTTTCCTTGGCATCTCCGCCGAAGTTTGTCACAAAAGCTATTTCGGCCTTCGCGGGTCCAGGTACCGGAGCCACGCGAGGGCACCTTGGACCGAATTCGAAGCGTAATATCAGACGACCAACAGAAGTTCAATGAGCTCGGGTTAAAGCATCTAGGGTTGATTCGTGATTGACGCAAGGGAGCTGCTAGCTCCCAATAACATCTACAAGTTCGTTGCGGTAGTAACGCTGCCGCTTGCGGTTGGCTTGGCTGTGTGTGGTTGGCTGTTGATGGACAACCGGTTTCATCTGGTCGCAATTGGTGTTTTTGCGCCGTGTGTCTTCTGCGGTCTGCTTGGCGTCATCCACAAACAGATGCACTGGGCAGAACCGGTCCATTTGATCTTGTTGTACATGATCGTTGGGACGACGGGGGCTTCTGTTTTTCTTAGTTTCGGCGAAGGAGCACGGCGGGAATTTTTGCTGTCTGGTGAAGTCCTCTCGTTTTTCATTCGGGGGGCGATTTGGGTTCTTTTAGGAGTGGTTGCTTTCGTGATCGCTTATCTTGCCACCCGAATGCGGGCTCCTGTTGTTAGGTTGGTGGGGTATGGGAAGGGAAGTTATCGCCCTGCATCCATGTTCATTCTAGCATTGTGTTTGGCCACGGCCAGTTTGTTAGCAACTGTGAAGTTTGTTCAGATGACTGGTGGGATTTCAGTCGACCAGCTTTCCCAGAAACGGTGGCAGGAAGTTCAGGGTGAATCAGGTACCGTGTATGGAGGCGGGGGCTACTACCGCGCACTTGCCGGCCTTCCCGTGCCCTTGCTTTTGCTGCACGTTGCATCTTTGCTGCATACCCGTCGAAGACCGAGTCTGGTTGACATTAGTGTGTTGGTGCTGCTCTTTGGCTCGGCGATCGCTATGCCGTTTCTGAGTAATTCACGCAGTGGCGTCGTGTTCATTGTGTTGGAAGTGGCGGTCGTCGTGGTAATTGTGAGAGGCCTGAATCCTCGTGTAATTATGCCGTGTGCGCTCGTGATGCTCTTTTTGTTTGGTGTCATGAGTTACTACCGTTCATTGAGAAACAATCGGATCGAACGTGGTGATTCAAATCCAATCATGTCTTTAGCGTCATCTGGAAACGGACTGTCCGTTGTGGGCACATCGATCATCACCGGGAGAGTGCCCGAACAAATGGAATACAAGTGGGGCTTTTCCTACCTGACTTGGGTTACCACGCCGATACCACGAAGCTATTGGCCAGAGAAGCCAAACGTTGGGTTGGGGCGTGAAATCAAAGCGAAGTTGGTTGCGAGCGACGCCAGAGAACAGTCCGGCAGGCCTCCAGGCTTTCTCGGAGAAGGGTATATTAATTTTGGGCCGATTGGGTTGGTTTTTGCCGCGGTAGGGTTCGGTTTTTTGGCTCGGATGTTGTGGAATTCATTCCAGAGCGAATTTTCAACCAACCCGCTTGCTGTCGCTATGTATGTCGTGCTGATGCCGCCACTTTGTCAGTTTGTCAATAGTGGTTTCTCGGAAATGGTAGTGCGACTGTTGACGGAAGGAGCCTCTCTTTGGATCGTTACTTTTCCATTGTTCCTAAGTCGAAGTCGGTGAATTTGTGCTGTATCACTTAAGAAAGCTGCGACCTTTTATTTCGACTAGTCCAGAATATGCCCTTCGTCGCGGGTTGTACTCGCTCATTCCATCGCAGCAGCCCACGGTCGATTGTTTGCTGCACTGCTGCGTGTGGAAGACTGCAAGCCAATGGGTCCGTCTTGTTTTGTCAGACCCTCGGTTCTATCGATCCAGTGGTTTGAAGCCACATCACGGTCCGATCGTCATGAAGCATCATAGTTCGCTCTCGCCTGCGGTGGTCAAGCAACACACGGTGTGCACCAGTATGATGATCGGCTACGACACTTTCGCAGAGCTTCAAAAGCCTGAACAATGGCGTTCCTTTTTCGTGGTACGAGACCCACGTGATTTGGTCGTATCACGCTATCACTCGGCGCGGTTTTCTCATCGAGAAATTGGGAACATCGCGGATGTCCGCAAATTGATGTCAGCGATGACCGACGAAGAAGGCCTCGTTTATACCATTGAGGAGCGGTTTCAAGAGCTGGCTGATATCATCAAGTCGTGGATCAAGGCAGTTCAAGAGGAGGGGAATCAAAGCCGGATGCGCATCGTTCGTTTCGAGGATTTAACTGCTAAAAACAACGCGGCGGTGTGGCATGAAATGCTGCAGCATCTTGATGTTCAAGTTCCCGAATCGACGCTTGAGTCCATTCTGTCGTTTTATCACCACT
Above is a window of Rhodopirellula islandica DNA encoding:
- a CDS encoding sulfotransferase domain-containing protein, with the protein product MKHHSSLSPAVVKQHTVCTSMMIGYDTFAELQKPEQWRSFFVVRDPRDLVVSRYHSARFSHREIGNIADVRKLMSAMTDEEGLVYTIEERFQELADIIKSWIKAVQEEGNQSRMRIVRFEDLTAKNNAAVWHEMLQHLDVQVPESTLESILSFYHHSRLKPPGGKSLAKTEKYRSGKHGEWRSHFTPLLTERFEQRFGDLVQELGYGDA
- a CDS encoding sulfotransferase family protein, with amino-acid sequence MKLPDFLIIGAMKAGTTTLYRDLYEHPSVFLPESKEPDDLASDDVLSEAGLANYARLFSSAKADQICGEASTSYTKRPRYEGAAERAVRCLGPDVKLIYIVRDPIRRILSQYHHEFQQEKAGADIDQELSIDSRFVWFSRYFHQISPWVEQFGRNSILVVQFEHYVANRVETLDQITDFLVVPRYTWPDSKGAAFNASSGKPMIRNPLLKRFRDSDVYQRRIKMFFPWHLRRSLSQKLFRPSRVQVPEPREGTLDRIRSVISDDQQKFNELGLKHLGLIRD
- a CDS encoding oligosaccharide repeat unit polymerase, which codes for MIDARELLAPNNIYKFVAVVTLPLAVGLAVCGWLLMDNRFHLVAIGVFAPCVFCGLLGVIHKQMHWAEPVHLILLYMIVGTTGASVFLSFGEGARREFLLSGEVLSFFIRGAIWVLLGVVAFVIAYLATRMRAPVVRLVGYGKGSYRPASMFILALCLATASLLATVKFVQMTGGISVDQLSQKRWQEVQGESGTVYGGGGYYRALAGLPVPLLLLHVASLLHTRRRPSLVDISVLVLLFGSAIAMPFLSNSRSGVVFIVLEVAVVVVIVRGLNPRVIMPCALVMLFLFGVMSYYRSLRNNRIERGDSNPIMSLASSGNGLSVVGTSIITGRVPEQMEYKWGFSYLTWVTTPIPRSYWPEKPNVGLGREIKAKLVASDAREQSGRPPGFLGEGYINFGPIGLVFAAVGFGFLARMLWNSFQSEFSTNPLAVAMYVVLMPPLCQFVNSGFSEMVVRLLTEGASLWIVTFPLFLSRSR